Proteins from a single region of Hydra vulgaris chromosome 12, alternate assembly HydraT2T_AEP:
- the LOC136088049 gene encoding zinc finger MYM-type protein 5-like — translation MSGIGKKSKLSGAQNKKYRLKREEARQKLSENESKESNKIDSDSEKIDFNFKTVNPITTAAEENQDLNPETPSSSSGVFINKEINKIDSEKIDFNDPATWPKQINIKLRDCLIENDPKQLILKDFPKNESGRKFSDNYYYRTLSNGEKICRSYLLYSKTHNSVFCYFCKLMSDNITQLTSGCNDWQHLSHIIKVHETSVGHIKNSSKYSELRMSLKKNCTTDAMQQRLYETEKKYWRLVVERIIYIIQYLSRQCLAFRGSSKNLFQNDNGNFLKLIETIGKFDPIMSEHLHCVQTSEKKNISHYLGDQIQNEIISIISDVIKKKILEMLHSSKYYSIILDTTPDISHTEQFTIVIRFVYHNKSRNVAEIREHFLGFQSVTETTGVGLFEFISNHLKLMNINIFDLRGQSYDNGANMRGRHNGLQQKILEINSRASFNPCAAH, via the exons ATGTCTGGAAtcggaaaaaaatcaaaattatcaGGCGCGCAAAATAAGAAATATCGACTTAAGCGAGAAGAGGCTCGACAAAAGCTATcag AAAACGAATCAAAAGAAAGTAATAAAATCGATTCCGATTccgaaaaaattgattttaactttaaaactgtTAATCCTATTACGACTGCAGCGGAAGAAAATCAAGACCTGAATCCCGAAACACCAAGTTCTTCTTCTGGTGTCTTcataaacaaagaaattaataaaatcgattccgaaaaaattgattttaacgATCCGGCTACTTGGCCAAagcaaattaatataaaattaagagATTGTTTAATAGAAAATGATCCTaagcaattaattttgaaaGACTTCCCAAAAAATGAGTCTGGACGTAAATTTTCTGATAATTATTACTATCGAACTTTATCAAACGGGGAAAAAATTTGCAGGAGTTATTTGCTTTATTCGAAAACTCATAATTCAGtattttgttacttttgcaAATTAATGTCTGACAATATTACACAACTTACTAGTGGTTGTAATGATTGGCAACACTTAAGTCACATAATAAAAGTTCACGAAACTAGTGTTGGGCACATAAAAAACAGTTCAAAATATAGCGAATTGAGAAtgtcactaaaaaaaaattgtacaactGATGCAATGCAACAACGACTCTACGAAaccgaaaaaaaatattggcgaTTGGTCGTGGAAcgaattatttatataatacagtATTTATCAAGACAATGCTTGGCATTTAGAGGttcatctaaaaatctttttcaaaacgacaatggaaattttttgaaattaatagaaACCATAGGTAAATTCGATCCAATAATGTCTGAACATTTACATTGCGTTCAAACGTCTGAGAAAAAGAATATTAGTCATTATTTAGGTGATCAGATTCAAAACGAAATAATTAGCATTATAAGTGATGTTattaagaaaaagattttagaaaTGCTCCACtcttcaaaatattattcaatcaTTCTTGATACAACACCAGACATAAGCCATACTGAACAGTTTACCATTGTCATAAGATTTGTTTATCACAATAAATCTAGAAATGTTGCAGAAATACGTGAGCATTTTTTAGGATTCCAAAGTGTAACTGAGACAACCGGTGTAGGTTTATTTGAGTTCATCAGTAACCATTTGAAATTAATGAacattaatatatttgatttacgCGGACAGTCGTACGATAACGGAGCCAATATGCGTGGGAGACATAATGGACTCcaacaaaaaattcttgaaataaATTCACGAGCTTCTTTCAATCCATGCGCTGctcattaa
- the LOC136088050 gene encoding uncharacterized protein LOC136088050 produces the protein MPSCSAYGCTAKDRAKGITFHRYINIQYYMSIIQQIPQRMMYAFTYIELRQKWITALRRDDYNDPHKSAVFCSRHFPESDMDKTSLSCVRVRHGAIPSIFEAFPSYLKKTKPVRKAPKIRISAKSIITTTSAINYDFSNTCASLLPMTGKLQAAPNSDESPRKVNLNRKLCKAERSLAFLRKKMKLLQQRKRKLAKRNASLKNVISDLEQNNVLEGESLYILQKSAGGIGDLL, from the exons ATGCCATCTTGTTCTGCTTACGGATGTACTGCAAAAGATCGCGCTAAAGGCATTACTTTTCATAGGTACattaatatacaatattatatgtCAATAATACAACAAATTCCACAAAGAATGATGTATGCTTTTACTTATATTG AATTGAGACAAAAGTGGATAACTGCTCTACGTAGAGACGACTATAATGATCCACATAAATCAGCAGTTTTTTGTTCAAGGCACTTTCCAGAAAGTGACATGGATAAAACTAGTCTCTCATGTGTGAGAGTTCGGCATGGTGCCATACCAAGCATATTTGAAGCGTTTCCATCTTacttgaaaaaaactaaaccagTTCGTAAAGCTCCAAAAATACGAATCTCTGCAAAGTCAATAATTACAACTACAAGTGctataaattatgatttttctAATACTTGCGCTTCACTGCTGCCTATGACAGGTAAACTTCAAGCTGCACCTAACAGTGATGAATCTCCaagaaaagttaatttaaacCGAAAGCTATGCAAGGCAGAAAGATCATTAGCGTTTTTGagaaaaaagatgaaacttttacaacaaagaaaaagaaagctGGCTAAAAGAAATGCtagtttgaaaaatgttatttctgatcttGAGCAAAATAATGTACTGGAAGGTGAGAGCCTTTATATCTTGCAAAAGTCTGCTGGAGGAATAGGGGACTTGTTATGA
- the LOC105850927 gene encoding uncharacterized protein LOC105850927, protein MDEKINKLTFEMGFSRAEAIMALTETNGNMDNAIENLLQQKYAPPPYSSTNVSSSDKNIECPDQNSFSSENLSKSSSQETNFSPDKIPFDFIKNIPAEFVLPCLPPPYQKVDTMNKVKDWEDESKLFHITENTERNPHTDISKYYQKRCNVCFNEILTLADDGTKHIEEIVQHKMNYFHYSCFTKKFGPKCAYCCFPLFLPDKDHEISGQYLVYKDRDYHVECYTKYAGPRCSYCCNVIVEVPGGEYSGKRIIDGLKEYHVECYNKKVYAIWRAKNS, encoded by the exons AtggatgaaaaaattaataaattaacgtTTGAAATGGGATTTAGCAGGGCAGAGGCAATTATGGCTTTAACGGAAACAAATGGCAACATGGATAATGCTATTGAAAaccttttacaacaaaaatatgcaCCTCCCCCATATTCAAGTACTAATGTATCAAGTAGTGATAAGAATATAGAATGTCCTgatcaaaatagttttagttcTGAAAACTTAAGTAAATCTTCCTCTCAGGAAACTAATTTTTCTCCAGATAAGATtccttttgattttattaagaatataCCTGCTGAATTTGTTTTACCATGTTTACCTCCTCCGTATCAGAAAGTTGACACTATGAATAAAGTAAAAGATTGGGAAGATGAATCAAAATTGTTTCATATAACTGAAAATACTGAAAGAAATCCACATAcagatatttcaaaatattatcaaaaaagatgcaatgtttgttttaatgaaattttaacatTAGCTGATGATGGCACAAAACATATAGAAGAAATTGTTCAGCATAAAATGAAT tatttccATTATTcatgctttacaaaaaaatttggtccTAAGTGTGCCTATTGCTGCTTTCCACTTTTTCTACCAGACAAAGATCATGAAATTTCTGGACAATACTTAGTTTATAAAGATAGAGATTATCATGTTGAATGTTACACTAAGTATGCTGGACCAAGATGTTCTTATTGTTGTAATGTAATTGTTGAAGTACCTGGTGGAGAGTACAGTGGAAAAAGAATAATTGATGGTCTAAAAGAATATCACGTGGAATGTTACAACAAAAAAGTGTATGCTATTTGGAGAGCAAAAAATTCTTGa